CAGACGGTGAGTATCTTCTGGTCCTTCTTGACGCGGGCGGCGAGGCCTATCGGCTTTCCGAAGGGCCTGCGCATACCGTTTCCGTAACGGTCGGCCTTCCTTCCGGTGGCCATCGGGTTCTCACGGAGAACCTGGAACGGGTAGACCCTTATCTTGAAGTGGAAGTTGCTCCTTCCAACGTTCTTCTGGAGGTACCTGTTCACCTGGATACGGATGGCCTCGAGGGCGTTCTGCCTTATCTGCATGGCCTGCTCGGCGTGAAGGCTGACCTCGTACTGGAATTCAGCCGAAAGGTTGCCCATGTCGAAGATCGTTATCTTCGGACCGGGCGCACCGCGTATGTATTCCCTCCTCGTGTAAGCGGGCTTGTCAACGTCCCTATCAATCTTGGCTGGTCTCAGTCCCATACTCTCACCTCCAAATGAGCGTAAGCTAAGCCTAAACTTAGGCGAGTGCTCTCTTTTATAAAAGTTTTGGAGTGCTCGCCTGCATCAAAGGTTATTCACCACGACCTTTAAGCTTAACGCTCTGCCAGAGCAGGGCTATCGAAACGGGTGTGAAGGCCAGCAGGGCGAGATTGAGCGTTACAATCCCGTGAAGCTCCCCCAGAGAGTAGGCAAAGCCGAACAGCATTCCGCCCAGGAAAGTGGAGAGGTTCTGGACGCCGTTGACGCCCCCGATGGCAAGGGAAGAGCGGTGGTAGCTCGCCAGAACTTTTCTGGAAATTGGCCTGAAGCTCTGGAAGGCGAAGAGGGCAAGGAATATCCCCAGAAAAACCGTCGGGGCGGTCTTCACCGCCGCAAGGAGCGGCGAAAGTGCTGCCATCAGAGAGGTGAGCAGAACCATCCGCCTCTCGCTCCTCACATCGGCGAGCCAGGAGACGCCATAGCTGAGCATCGCGGCGAGAAAACCCGCCCAGCCGATGAGCGTTGCGGTCGTTGCCTTCTCCATACCCAGGGCCTCGGAGACGTAGACGTAGGTTATCTCGCCGGACGTGAAAGCCACTATCACCGCCATCAGCGAGGCGATGATTAGAACCCTCTTGGGTTCGAGGCTCGGCTTTTCACCGTCGGGGGTTTTCTTCCTCTTGGGCGTTATTCTCTCATAGAGGAGAACGTAGCTGGCCACCATTATCAGGCCGGTCAGGATAAAGAACGCGGAGGAAATCCACATCTGCCCGCCCAGCCCGAGGTCTATCGTGTAGGCGTAGACGTAGTTTCCGAGGAGGGAAGCGATGCTGCCAAAGAAGAAGTAGACAGCGGTAACCCTCGCCCTTATCTTCTTCGGGGTCGCCACGGCTATGACGAACTGTGCCATCGGCCAGCTCAGACCGTTGAGAAAACCGTTGAGGAGCTTTATCCCGGCAACCTGGAACCACGTCGAGGTCAGGGGATAGAGCTGAACCGCCAGGGCGTTTCCCATCATGGCCACTGCACCGATGTAGACCAGTCTCTTCCCGCGCTCGAGCATCAGCCCGCCGAAAACTGAGGAAAACGCCCTCGCGAGCACGAACGACATCGAGACGATTGAAACCGACAGCATCGAAGCCTTGAGTATGTCGCGCGTGTAGAACGCTATGGCGGGGGTGGCGAGGCGGAAGGCTATCGTCCCGGTGAACGCCGAGACTATGAGAAGGATTATTCCAGCGAGGCGTCTTCGTTCCATCAGACCACCTTCTAAGCGTTAGGGCGAAGCTTTTAAAAGTGTTGACTATGCCGAAGATTTTTCAGTTATCGGTGGAATAAATGAGTGGGACTTCAACTAATCGGTACACACTCCCAGCGAACCCTTTTTATATTTCCCCTCCGAACTCCCGCCGAGGTGATGCTGATGGAACTCAGGTTCGAAATGGAGTATGAAGAAGCCTACAGGGAGGTTTACGAGCTCGTCAAGCCGAAGTACAAGCTCTTTACCGCCGGTCCAGTTGCATGCTTCCCAGAGGTTCTCGCGATAATGAGCGTCCAGATGTTCAGCCACCGCTCGGCCGAGGCCAAGGAGGTTCACGTTGACACCCTCAACAGACTCAAGGCTTTTCTTGAAGCTGAGAAAGGCGAGATAATAATGTTCCCCAGCTCCGGAACCGGCTTCATGGAAGCCGCTGTGAGAAACACCGTGCCGAGGGGAGGAAAGGTTCTCGTCACGACCGTGGGAGCCTTTGGAGACAGATTCGCCGAGGTCGTCAACTCCAACGGCAGGAAAGCGGTTATACTGAGGAAGGAGCCCGGCTACGCCGTCAAGCCGGAGGAGCTCGACGAAGCCCTCAGAAAGAACCCCGACGTCGTTGCGGTGACCATAACCTACAACGAGACCTCGACCGGCGTGCTGAACCCGCTCCCCGAGCTGGCAAAGGTCGTTCACGAGCACGACAAGCTGCTCTTCGTTGACGCCGTTTCCGCCATGGGCGGCGCGGACATAAAGTTCGACGAATGGGGCCTCGACATGATATTCGCCAGCTCCCAGAAAGCCTTCGGCGTCCCGCCCGGCTTGGCCATCGCCGCGGTCAGCGATCGCGTTTTCGAGATAGCCGAGAAGATGCCCGAGCGCGGCTGGTACTTCGACCTACCGCTCTACAGGAAGTTCAACGAAAAGAAGAAGGGAACCCCATCAACTCCACCGCTTCCGCAGATATTCGGCCTCAACGTCGTGCTCAGGATAGTTGAGAAGATGGGCGGCAAGGATGCCTGGCTTGGAATGTACAAGAAGAGAAGCGAGACCATCCGCGAGGGCGTCAAGGAGATGGGTCTCGGAATTCTCGCCGAGCCCGGCTACGAGAGCCCGACGATAACCGCTGTCGTCGTCCCCGAGGGGATGAAGGGCGTCGACGTCTACAACGCTATGCGCGAGCGCGGCTTCGAGCTGGCCAAGGGATACGGAAGTGTTGCCGAGAAGACCTTCAGGATTGGAAACATGGGGTACATGACCTTCGAGGACATCGAGGAGATGCTCGCCAACCTCCGCGAGGTCATAGAAAAGCTTAAGGGCTGAGCCCTTTCCTTTTTATTCTAGTGAAGGTCATGGTCTCGAAGAAGTGGATAGCTGCATGGCTCGTCCTGAACTTCCTCATCTTCTGGTTCGTTGGACTGGCCTCAAGCGGTTATTCCATGGAAGGATACATGCCGGGCCAGAGTGAGAAGATAGACCTCTACACACCGATCGTTTATACCGCTCCCGAGGATAGACCGGTGGGAATCCTCTACATGGTGGACTACGACGGCGTTCTCTACTACTACATCGTCTGGGAGGACGAGTACTTCAGCAACTCGCTGATAGACAAGCTCTACCGCTTCTTCCGGGGCCTCGTATACGGCGGGGCGACGCAGGACATAGAGGTCGTGAAAGTAAGCCCGGACAACGGCACCTTCTACTTCCAGACCTACGAGCACACCAACGTCCACGGAAAGCTCCTGGAGAACGGGAGCTGCCTGTGGGTGGATGAGAAGGAGGTCATTCCGAACTGTACCGTTAACGGAACCCACATCAACGTCTACGTTGTAACCTGGAACCACATGCTGTCCCTAATCCCCGCCGAAGATACCGAGAGGGCGGTTCTACCCATGAAGCACATGACCCCCAACGACTACGTTGCCCTCGGAATGTTCAGGAGGACGCAGAAAACGATAGCCGGCGTTGCCGTCAACTCCCTGCTTCTGGCGGTTGTGACCACGCTCGCGTTCAACGGCTTCATGTACGTCGCGTGGAGAAAGGGCTACCTCACGAGGGAAGGGCAGAGAAAGGTCAGAAACGAGATAAGAGAGGGTTGGAGAAAGTTAAAGGAGTGGCTGAAAAAGCGCTCTAAATAAGGGGCCTGAGCTCCCCGTTCTTTACCTCGTATATGCGGTTTATGCTCTTCCTGCCCGTTCTGAAGTCCCTCTTGAGCTCTACGACTATGTCGAACTTGTCGAAGGTTTCGCCGCTTATCCTGAGCCAGTGTCTGACCTCATCCTTTATATCGTCGGTGAGGGCGAGGGAGGTCACTATAAAGGCGTAATCATCTATAAGCTCGCGGAATATCCTCGCGGCGTCAACGGTGTGAATGGTGTCGATGACGACGTAGTCGGGATTCAAAGCTTTGATTTTTGAGATAACGTCCGATGTGCGCCTCTCAAGTGGCTGGCTGTCGAACTGAGTATCTATGACGACGATGTTCGGCTTGAAGGGCTTGAACTCGCCGTAGGCGGTTATAACGGCCACCTTCCAGTCGTCGGGTATGAAGTGCATCAGCGCCTCAACGAGCTTGGTCTTTCCGGAGCGGCTGGAACCAACCACTAGGATGTCCTTCTTGGAGAGAATCGCGTTCTTCAGAACTCCCAACTGCTCCTCGGTTGCGGCGCCGTAGCGTATCAGGTCCTCAGGCGTGAATATGTACACTCCCATGCTTTACCACCATACAAGGTTCTCGACTGGCGTTATAACGCTATCGCCGGAGGGCTTTGATAAACGTCAAATAAAGCACAATATATCGTCGTATGTCCAAAAATTATCGCATTTAAATGTCATATCTTGCCCAAAATCCAAAAGTTTTTGCACAAAGGCCATAAAGGGGAAAGTCAGTGACAAAAACTAGGTGATAGATATGAACGCTCTCCAAATTGTGACCAGAAAAATTGAACCGGTTATGGAAGTACAGACGAGAGTGATTGACTATATGACAAGATACATGGTGGGCGAGGGCTTCAAGTGGATGCTCCCAGTGATGCTCAGCTCCATAACGGACCCCCTCTGGCCCGACCCAGCGGCGGAAGAGGCGCTCAGACCGCCAGAGGTCGAGGTCTACGGCTCGAGGCTGAGACTGACCCACAGCATGATACTCCACAAGCAGATGGCGGTAGCGATGGGGATAGATAAGCTCTTCATCCTCTCGCCGAACGTGAGACTTGAGGGACGCTCAGCTGACGACGGAAGGCACGCCTACGAGTTCACCCAGCTCGACTTCGAGATAGCTCATGCCAGCATGGACGACGTGATGAGCCTCATCGAGGGACTCATCAGTGGGCTCTTCAAGGAGGCGAGAAGCTGGGGGCTCGAGAGGGAGGTGCCCAGAGTCAAGCCGCCCTTCAAGCGCTTCACTCTGGAGGAGATAAAGGAGGAGTTCGGAGACGAGGACGAGGCCAGCAAAGTCATGAAGGAACCCTTCTGGGTGACCGACATCAAGAGGGAGTTCTACGACAGGGAGGACCCCGAAAGGCCGGGGCACTTCAGGAACTACGACCTCTACCTGCCGGAGGGCTACGGCGAGGTCTCGAGCGGCGGCGAGAGGGAGTGGGAGTACGAGGTCATCGTCCGGAAGATGAGGAGCGCAGGAATAAGCCTCGAGGCATTCAGACCGTACCTTGAAGTGGCCAAGGCAGGTCTCCTGAAGCCCAGCGCCGGGGCCGGAATTGGCGTCGAGAGACTGATCCGCTACATGGTGGGGGCAAAGCACATAGCCGAGGTACAGCCGTTCCCGAGGATTCCAGGTGTCCCCGCGGTCATCTGAGGCCTTTTTACATCTTCCCCTCTCAAAACCCATTTAAACGATTCCTTCCCTATTTCTTCGGGGATTTCTATGAGGAGGACTCTGTTTCCGGCACTGGAGAAGTTTGGGGCATACCTCAACACCGCGAGCCTCGGTCTGATGCCTTCAACCGTGGTTCTCGAGGCAACAAAGCTTCTCAACGACGTTATCGAGTTCAAAGGGGAGGTCAACTCGGTTGACTACATGGACGAGGTCGTTCTGAAGCCGCTGTTGAACGAGGCGGCGAAACTTATGAGGGTTAGTCCTGAAAACGTCGGCCTCTCAATACAGACCACAGAGGGCCTCAGGAGGATTCTGCTGGCACTCGAACCCGAGAGGGGGCAGAACATCGTCTCGCTGGACACGGAGTTTCCAACCGTGCCCGCGCTTCTCAAGAGCTACGCAAGGCGTTTTAACCTCGAGCTGCGCGTTGTGAAGAACAGGAACGGGGTTCACAGCCTTGAGGAGGTCGAGAAGGCCATAGACGACGACACCTTTGCGGTGGTTCTCAGCTCGGTGAACTGGGTCACTGGACAAAGGCTCAACCTGAGAGAGCTCTCGAGGATGGCCCACGAACACGACGCCTGGCTGATAGTTGACGCCGTCCAGCACCTTGGAGCCCTGAGGCTGTTCCCTGAGAAGGAGGGCGTTGATGCGCTCTCGGCTGGCGGTGAGAAGTGGCTCCTAAGCCCGGACACGGGGGCCGGCCTGATATACGTCTCGGACGAGCTCCTGGAGGAGGCCAAGCCGATAAGGGGACTCCTCAACAACGAACCGCCGACAGGTGAATGGGGCAGCTGGTGGGGCCTACCGGAGAAGGACCCCTGGGGGGAGCTGAAGCCTGCCAGGGGCGTCAAAAAGCTCGACTTCGGCGGCGGGCCGCCCTACCTCGTTGCGGCTGCCTTCACCGCCTCGCTGAAGCTCATAAATGAGATAGGCATCGAGGAGATAGAGCGCCACAACCTCAGGCTGGCGGGCAGGATAAGGGACGAGGTTCTAAGTGCGGGCCTTGAGGTTTTCGCGGAGGGCTCACCGATAGTCACTATAAAGACGGGATTGAGCTACGAGGAAGAGGAGAGATTGCATGGGAAGCTCGCCGCGAAGGGAATCTCGGTCAGCCACCGCGGCGTTCTCGGCCACTACGGGATACGGGCCTCACCGCACCTGTACAACACGCCCGAGGACATCGAGACCTTCCTCGAATCGCTGTTCGGGGCTATGGGGGCTGGGGTATAACTGTAAATTCCTCAGCCTTCTCGATCTTTCCCTTCTTGGCGAGCTTCAGGACGGTGATATAGAGGCCTATGAGTTCGAGGTTTTCTCCGGGGTTCTCGATCAGCCTGTCAATGAGTCCTTCTCTTTCCCCAAGTTTTCGAATCCCCATAATATAATCGCCGGTAGAAAAACAGAATAGGAGGCTGTTTGATTCCCCACTGGCCAACATCTAAAAAGAAAATCACGAGAAAAGCTCCAGCGGCGAGTAGCCTTCCCTCGCCCTCTCCATTTTCAGCTCCATTCCGAAGGCGTTGGTGACGGTTCCGCTCTTTTCGGCCCACACCCCCGCTGGAACCACGAGGACGTCGCCCCTCAGGTTGTCCACCGGCCTTCCGATCACGACGTAGGCCTCGCTCTCCGGGATTTCCCTTATTCCGGCCTTCAGCAGTCCAGCGGCGTTGACCCCCTCATGGAGGATCAGCGTTGGGACGTCGAGCGGTTCAGCTGGTCCCTCAAGTATCGCAACGTCGTAGCCCTCCTCGACGATTTCCTTGCCCTTCAGGAGTATCTTGAGCAACGGGAACTTCTCCGGGTCCGCCTTTAGGAGAACCCTCTTGGCGTTCCTTACCTCGTCCAGCGTGGCCGTGGAGATACCTCCGCTCACGGTGGAGCCCACTTGAATACCCCTCTCCTCAGCGAAGGCCTTGAGCCGGGCGATTTCTTCATTCGTCAGCTCCGGCGTTAAAATCAGGGCGTAGCTCCTCTCAGCTATAAAGTGCTTGGCCTCCTCCCAGCTCACGGGCTTTCCGTTGAGGAGCGGCCCGGTAAGGTCTTCGGCCCATGGTCTGGAAAACCTGCAGTAGTCGCAGAGGTGGCTGTTCCAAGAACCTTCCACCCTCGAAGCCCTCACGAGCATGTCGTCGTAGACCTCCACGTTCATCTCGCAGGCGAAGGAACAGCCGTTGCAAACGGTTTTGACGGGCTTCGTCTTCCAGGGCCCGGGCTTGACGAAGGGAAGCTTCTCGGTTATTGCCCCAACCGGACAGAGGTCTATCATCTCCCCGATGAACCTGCCCTCCACCTCTCCGAGGCTCTCCCCGAGCGGCGGCGAGATTCTCGTCTTAAATCCGCGGAAGAGGTAGTCCAGCACTCCCTCTCCGGCTATCTCGTGGGTGAAGTTGACGCACTGGCCGCAGAGGACGCACTTGTTGTTGTCGAGGGTAACGAACGGGTGGCTCTCGTCTATCTCGAACTTGTTCCCCTCACCCTCGAAGGCGTCCTGCCTGGAGTTGTAGAGCGTGGCGTACTCCCTCAGCTTGCAGCGGAAGACCTCCATACAGCCGCAGCTCATACAGCGCTGGGCCTCTTCAAGAACCTGCTCCTCGGTTAGGACCGGTTCGACCTCATCAAAGGTTCTCTTCCTCTTTTCCGGATCGAGGAGCTTCACCTTCGCCCTCGGCTTTCTTTCAACATGCTCATAGTCCTTCTCGGTTACTTTCTTCCAGTGGTTGTAGGGCCTGAGGTCGAAGAGAACTCTATACAGGTCGTCGTCGCTTAATACTTCCTCGATGTGCTTCTCAGGCTCGGTGAGAACGGCTTTGGCCTTCTCCAGCTTGCCCTTGAGGTAGAGGTCTATCATTATCGCGGCCCTTCTTCCGGTGGCTATGCTCTCGATAACCGTTGACGGCCCGAGGACGAGGTCGCCGCCGGCGAAGACACCGGGAACGCTCGTCTGGAGCGTCACCTCATCAACGAGGGCCTTTCCGCGCCTCGCCTCGATGCCGAGGCTCTTCAGGAACTCCTCGTCGCAGTACTGGCCTATGGCGAGGATAACGTTGTCCGCTTTGACTGTAAACTCCGAGCCCTCAATCGGTATCGGCCTCCTCCTTCCGCTGGCGTCCGGCTCGCCGAGGCGCATCTTGATGAGCTCTACCTCCTCGACCTTCCCGTCTCCGATAATCATCACCGGGTTCGTGAGGAACATGAACTCGACGCCTTCCTCCATGGCCTCTTCGACTTCGCGTTCGTTGGCGGGCATCTCTGCCTTTGAACGGCGGTAAACGACGGTAACCTTTGCACCGAGCCTCAGAGCCGTCCTTGCAACGTCCATGGCGGTGTTTCCGCCGCCGACGACTATGACGCGCTCCCCAAGCTCGACCTTTTCGCCCATGTTAACCTTCCTGAGGAACTCTATGCCGTGCATAACGCCTTCAAGCTCCTCGCCCGGAATCCCCATTTTCCTGCTTCTCCAGGCCCCGACGCCGAGGAAGACGGCATCGTACTTCTCGCGGAGCTCCTCAAGGGTCACGTTCCTTCCGAGGGCGGTATTTGTTTTCACTTCGATGCCCGTGTTTATCACTGTCGCGATGTCCTTGTCGAGCACATCCCTCGGGAGCCTGTAGGGCGGAATGCCGTAGCGCATCATCCCGCCGAGCTCCGGCATCGCCTCGATTATGGTAACCTCGTGTCCCATCGTCCTGAGGTAGTAGGCGCAGGCAAGGCCGGCCGGCCCGCCGCCGACGACGGCAATCCTCTTTCCGGTTGAGGGCGGAATCTCTGGCATCCACGGGCCGTGCTCAAGGTCGTAGTCCGCGGCAAAGCGCTTGAGCTGCCTTATCGCAAGGGGTTCATCAACGAGGTTTCTCCGGCAGGCCTCTTCGCAGAAGGCCGGGCAGACCCTTCCGAGGACAGCCGGCAGGATGTACTTCTCCTTCATCAGCTTGACCGCTTCGTGGTACTTGCCCATCGCTATGAGTGCGAGGTATCCCTGAACGTCGCTGTGGGCCGGACAGGCATTCTGACAGGGACCTATGCAATCGCCGTAGTGGTCCGAGAGTATGAGCTCAAGTGCCGTCTTCCTCATCGAAACGACTTCGTCGCTGAGGGTCTCTAACTCAAGCCCCTCCACCGACTTGAGGGTGCACGAGGTGGTGACTCCCCTCTTTGTGGAGACGAGACAGAGCCTGCAGGAGCCGTAGGGATCGAGCTCGTTCGTGTAGCAAAAGCCGGGAACGTGCTCACCAATTTCACGGAGGAAGTCTATGAGCGGCTTTCCTTCAGGAGCGTCGAGTTCCTTTCCGTTGACTATGATTTTGACCATCTCACTCACCCCCCGCATCAACTATCTCTATGGCGTTGAACCGGCACACCTCGTAGCAGGTCCCGCACTTGATGCAGGCAGACTGGTCAATGACGTGGGGCTTGAGCTTCTCGCCTTCGATAGCTTTCACCGGGCAGAATATGGCACATGCCGTACAGCCGGTGCACCTGTCTGCGATGATGACGTACTTGATGAGCGGCTTGCAGACCTTGGCGGGGCATTTTCCTTGGATATGGGCAAGGTATTCGTCCCTGAAGTAGCGGATGGTCGTTAGAACGGGATTAGGTGCCGTCTGCCCGAGGCCGCAGAGAGAGCCAGCTTTGACCTGATAGGCGAGCCGTTCGAGCTTTTCGAGGTCTTCCTCCGTTGCCTCGCCCTTGGTGAACTTGTCGAGTATTTCCCACATCCTTTTCGTTCCGAGGCGGCAGAAGGTGCACTTTCCGCAGGATTCCTTCACGGTGAAGTCGAGGAAGAACTTGGCAACGTCCACCATACAGGTGTCCTCGTCCATGACGACCATTCCACCGCTCCCCATTATCGCACCGGTCGCGTCCACGCTCTCGTAGTCAACGGGCGTGTCGAAGAGGTACTCAGGAATGCAGCCTCCGGAGGGACCGCCAAGCTGGACGGCCTTAATCTTCTTACCCGTCTTCGTCCCACCGCCTATCTCGTAGAGTATCTCCCTCAGCGTCATTCCCATCGGGACTTCGACGTTTCCGCCGTGCTTTATCTTGCCCGAGAGGGCAAAGACCTTCGTTCCCTTGCTCTTCTCGGTTCCTATCGAGGCGTAGGCTTCCCAGCCGTGTTTGATTATCCACGGCACGTTCGCCCACGTTTCCACGTTGTTGATGTTGGTGGGCTTGCCCCAGAGACCCTTCTGAGCCGGATAGGGCGGCCTCGGCCTCGGCATTCCGCGCTTGCCCTCTATAGAGGCTATCAAAGCGGTTTCCTCACCGCAGACGAACGCTCCGGCTCCTTCCTTGATGACGATGTCGAATGAAAAGCCGCTTCCAAGGATGTTCTCGCCGAGGAAGCCCCTCTCCCGCGCCTGCTTCAGCGCTATCTTCAGCCTCCTTATGGCGAGCGGGTACTCTGCTCTCACGTAGATAAAGCCCTTCGTCGCTCCAATCGCGTATGCACCGATTATCATGCCCTCTATTACCCTGTGCGGGTCGCCCTCCAGGACGTTCCTGTCCATGAAGGCTCCGGGGTCACCCTCGTCAGCGTTGCAGACGATGTACTTGACGTCCCCCTTCGCCTCACGGGCGAACTTCCACTTCAATCCCGTCGGGAACCCTGCACCGCCCCTTCCGCGAAGCCCGGACTTCATGATGACATCTATTATCTCCTCCGGCTTCATTTTGAGGGCCTTTTTGAGGGCTTCGTAGCCCCCAGCGGCGATGTACTCGTTGATGTTCTCGGGATCTATGTAGCCAGAGTTTTCGAGCACTATCTTCCTCTGCTTGGCGAAGTAGCCGTCAACGTCCCAGGTCTTCCTCTCGCCGTTCTCCCACCAGTCGCGCTTGACTATCCACTCCTCTATGGGCTTTCCGTTGATAACGTGCTCCTCTATGATCCTGGGAACCTTCTTGGGGTCAACGTGACCGTAGGTGATTATCTCCTCATCGGTGATGATGTCCACGAGGGGCTCGCGGTAGCACATACCGACGCAGCCAACTATCTTGAGCTTGACATCAAGGCCCCGCTTCTTGATCTCGGCCTTTATGGCCTCGTAGGTTTCCCTCGCGCCCGCTGCTATCCCACAGGAGTTCATGCCGACCGCTATCGCTTTAATCTCAGACATCGAGCTTCCCCTCCCTTAGCTTTCTCATAAGTTTCCTGACTTTATCCGGCGTGAGCTTGCCGAAGACCTTCTCGTTTATCATTATGACCGGTGCCAGGCTACAGCATCCGAGACAGGCGACGCGCTCCAGCGTTACGAGACCGTCCTCCGTCGTTTGCCCTTCCTCAATCCCAAGCTCCTCCGTTATGGCCTGGGATATATTCACCGCACCGTTGACGTGGCAGGCCGTC
The Thermococcus radiotolerans genome window above contains:
- a CDS encoding 50S ribosomal protein L16; amino-acid sequence: MGLRPAKIDRDVDKPAYTRREYIRGAPGPKITIFDMGNLSAEFQYEVSLHAEQAMQIRQNALEAIRIQVNRYLQKNVGRSNFHFKIRVYPFQVLRENPMATGRKADRYGNGMRRPFGKPIGLAARVKKDQKILTVWVNENHLKFALGAMHRAKMKLPYSAYYRIYDKEGNDITSKVLSTMKR
- a CDS encoding MFS transporter, producing MERRRLAGIILLIVSAFTGTIAFRLATPAIAFYTRDILKASMLSVSIVSMSFVLARAFSSVFGGLMLERGKRLVYIGAVAMMGNALAVQLYPLTSTWFQVAGIKLLNGFLNGLSWPMAQFVIAVATPKKIRARVTAVYFFFGSIASLLGNYVYAYTIDLGLGGQMWISSAFFILTGLIMVASYVLLYERITPKRKKTPDGEKPSLEPKRVLIIASLMAVIVAFTSGEITYVYVSEALGMEKATTATLIGWAGFLAAMLSYGVSWLADVRSERRMVLLTSLMAALSPLLAAVKTAPTVFLGIFLALFAFQSFRPISRKVLASYHRSSLAIGGVNGVQNLSTFLGGMLFGFAYSLGELHGIVTLNLALLAFTPVSIALLWQSVKLKGRGE
- a CDS encoding pyridoxal-phosphate-dependent aminotransferase family protein, coding for MELRFEMEYEEAYREVYELVKPKYKLFTAGPVACFPEVLAIMSVQMFSHRSAEAKEVHVDTLNRLKAFLEAEKGEIIMFPSSGTGFMEAAVRNTVPRGGKVLVTTVGAFGDRFAEVVNSNGRKAVILRKEPGYAVKPEELDEALRKNPDVVAVTITYNETSTGVLNPLPELAKVVHEHDKLLFVDAVSAMGGADIKFDEWGLDMIFASSQKAFGVPPGLAIAAVSDRVFEIAEKMPERGWYFDLPLYRKFNEKKKGTPSTPPLPQIFGLNVVLRIVEKMGGKDAWLGMYKKRSETIREGVKEMGLGILAEPGYESPTITAVVVPEGMKGVDVYNAMRERGFELAKGYGSVAEKTFRIGNMGYMTFEDIEEMLANLREVIEKLKG
- a CDS encoding P-loop NTPase family protein, with product MGVYIFTPEDLIRYGAATEEQLGVLKNAILSKKDILVVGSSRSGKTKLVEALMHFIPDDWKVAVITAYGEFKPFKPNIVVIDTQFDSQPLERRTSDVISKIKALNPDYVVIDTIHTVDAARIFRELIDDYAFIVTSLALTDDIKDEVRHWLRISGETFDKFDIVVELKRDFRTGRKSINRIYEVKNGELRPLI
- a CDS encoding asparagine synthetase A encodes the protein MNALQIVTRKIEPVMEVQTRVIDYMTRYMVGEGFKWMLPVMLSSITDPLWPDPAAEEALRPPEVEVYGSRLRLTHSMILHKQMAVAMGIDKLFILSPNVRLEGRSADDGRHAYEFTQLDFEIAHASMDDVMSLIEGLISGLFKEARSWGLEREVPRVKPPFKRFTLEEIKEEFGDEDEASKVMKEPFWVTDIKREFYDREDPERPGHFRNYDLYLPEGYGEVSSGGEREWEYEVIVRKMRSAGISLEAFRPYLEVAKAGLLKPSAGAGIGVERLIRYMVGAKHIAEVQPFPRIPGVPAVI
- a CDS encoding aminotransferase class V-fold PLP-dependent enzyme; the protein is MRRTLFPALEKFGAYLNTASLGLMPSTVVLEATKLLNDVIEFKGEVNSVDYMDEVVLKPLLNEAAKLMRVSPENVGLSIQTTEGLRRILLALEPERGQNIVSLDTEFPTVPALLKSYARRFNLELRVVKNRNGVHSLEEVEKAIDDDTFAVVLSSVNWVTGQRLNLRELSRMAHEHDAWLIVDAVQHLGALRLFPEKEGVDALSAGGEKWLLSPDTGAGLIYVSDELLEEAKPIRGLLNNEPPTGEWGSWWGLPEKDPWGELKPARGVKKLDFGGGPPYLVAAAFTASLKLINEIGIEEIERHNLRLAGRIRDEVLSAGLEVFAEGSPIVTIKTGLSYEEEERLHGKLAAKGISVSHRGVLGHYGIRASPHLYNTPEDIETFLESLFGAMGAGV
- a CDS encoding NAD(P)-binding protein, yielding MVKIIVNGKELDAPEGKPLIDFLREIGEHVPGFCYTNELDPYGSCRLCLVSTKRGVTTSCTLKSVEGLELETLSDEVVSMRKTALELILSDHYGDCIGPCQNACPAHSDVQGYLALIAMGKYHEAVKLMKEKYILPAVLGRVCPAFCEEACRRNLVDEPLAIRQLKRFAADYDLEHGPWMPEIPPSTGKRIAVVGGGPAGLACAYYLRTMGHEVTIIEAMPELGGMMRYGIPPYRLPRDVLDKDIATVINTGIEVKTNTALGRNVTLEELREKYDAVFLGVGAWRSRKMGIPGEELEGVMHGIEFLRKVNMGEKVELGERVIVVGGGNTAMDVARTALRLGAKVTVVYRRSKAEMPANEREVEEAMEEGVEFMFLTNPVMIIGDGKVEEVELIKMRLGEPDASGRRRPIPIEGSEFTVKADNVILAIGQYCDEEFLKSLGIEARRGKALVDEVTLQTSVPGVFAGGDLVLGPSTVIESIATGRRAAIMIDLYLKGKLEKAKAVLTEPEKHIEEVLSDDDLYRVLFDLRPYNHWKKVTEKDYEHVERKPRAKVKLLDPEKRKRTFDEVEPVLTEEQVLEEAQRCMSCGCMEVFRCKLREYATLYNSRQDAFEGEGNKFEIDESHPFVTLDNNKCVLCGQCVNFTHEIAGEGVLDYLFRGFKTRISPPLGESLGEVEGRFIGEMIDLCPVGAITEKLPFVKPGPWKTKPVKTVCNGCSFACEMNVEVYDDMLVRASRVEGSWNSHLCDYCRFSRPWAEDLTGPLLNGKPVSWEEAKHFIAERSYALILTPELTNEEIARLKAFAEERGIQVGSTVSGGISTATLDEVRNAKRVLLKADPEKFPLLKILLKGKEIVEEGYDVAILEGPAEPLDVPTLILHEGVNAAGLLKAGIREIPESEAYVVIGRPVDNLRGDVLVVPAGVWAEKSGTVTNAFGMELKMERAREGYSPLELFS
- the nuoF gene encoding NADH-quinone oxidoreductase subunit NuoF — its product is MSEIKAIAVGMNSCGIAAGARETYEAIKAEIKKRGLDVKLKIVGCVGMCYREPLVDIITDEEIITYGHVDPKKVPRIIEEHVINGKPIEEWIVKRDWWENGERKTWDVDGYFAKQRKIVLENSGYIDPENINEYIAAGGYEALKKALKMKPEEIIDVIMKSGLRGRGGAGFPTGLKWKFAREAKGDVKYIVCNADEGDPGAFMDRNVLEGDPHRVIEGMIIGAYAIGATKGFIYVRAEYPLAIRRLKIALKQARERGFLGENILGSGFSFDIVIKEGAGAFVCGEETALIASIEGKRGMPRPRPPYPAQKGLWGKPTNINNVETWANVPWIIKHGWEAYASIGTEKSKGTKVFALSGKIKHGGNVEVPMGMTLREILYEIGGGTKTGKKIKAVQLGGPSGGCIPEYLFDTPVDYESVDATGAIMGSGGMVVMDEDTCMVDVAKFFLDFTVKESCGKCTFCRLGTKRMWEILDKFTKGEATEEDLEKLERLAYQVKAGSLCGLGQTAPNPVLTTIRYFRDEYLAHIQGKCPAKVCKPLIKYVIIADRCTGCTACAIFCPVKAIEGEKLKPHVIDQSACIKCGTCYEVCRFNAIEIVDAGGE
- the nuoE gene encoding NADH-quinone oxidoreductase subunit NuoE; the protein is MEASFDYMHSYPPEPSSLIPLLQRTQEKFGYLPREALEEIANYLGIPLSRVYGVATFYAQFRFEPLGKYVVKICHGTACHVNGAVNISQAITEELGIEEGQTTEDGLVTLERVACLGCCSLAPVIMINEKVFGKLTPDKVRKLMRKLREGKLDV